A window from Mya arenaria isolate MELC-2E11 chromosome 9, ASM2691426v1 encodes these proteins:
- the LOC128203203 gene encoding fibrinolytic enzyme, isozyme C-like → MIQLLALACMVALAQGNSRIINGQSTNIAAHPHQISLQRYSTSAGVWYHTCGGSLVSEYWVVTAAHCVEGASASSLNVMLNNGYLDDPARRYHGVSQVIMHNNYNKGSGAYPNDIALLKLATPADLTGANQIIELANSNENFDYVTCKLSGWGHTETGTSSNKVIPNQLQETSGVIYNQTQCAAVWTRNYEHNAHICIHNALTGTCQGDSGGPMVCPRAGTNGVLAGVTSWGVSGCGTSFPSVYARVSTYRAWLDNTMANN, encoded by the exons ATGATTCAGCTTCTTGCTCTCGCGTGCATGGTGGCTCTTGCCCAAG GCAACAGCCGGATTATCAACGGACAATCGACGAACATCGCTGCGCACCCGCACCAGATTTCCTTGCAGAGATATTCCACCAGTGCGGGTGTATGGTACCACACCTGTGGAGGGTCGCTGGTTAGCGAATACTGGGTGGTCACTGCGGCCCACTGCGTAGAAGGAGCATC TGCTTCCTCTCTGAATGTTATGTTGAATAACGGTTACTTGGATGACCCGGCAAGGCGTTACCATGGTGTCAGCCaagttatcatg CACAACAATTACAATAAGGGCAGTGGTGCTTACCCAAATGACATCGCCCTGCTGAAACTGGCCACGCCTGCTGATTTGACTGGGGCAAACCAGATAATAGAACTTGCCAACTCTAATGAAAACTTTGACTATGTGACTTGCAAATTAAGCGGCTGGGGACACACGGAAACAG GGACCAGTAGCAACAAGGTCATCCCGAACCAACTTCAGGAAACAAGCGGTGTTATCTACAACCAAACACAGTGTGCAGCTGTCTGGACTAGAAATTATGAACACAACGCCCACATCTGTATCCACAATGCCCTGACTGGAACGTGCCAG GGTGACAGTGGTGGCCCCATGGTCTGCCCAAGAGCGGGAACCAATGGTGTTCTGGCTGGAGTGACGTCGTGGGGTGTGTCTGGTTGTGGCACCTCCTTCCCAAGTGTGTACGCACGAGTGTCCACCTACAGGGCCTGGCTGGATAATACGATGGCAAACAACTAA
- the LOC128245319 gene encoding uncharacterized protein LOC128245319, with product MLSYFHLAVVSFVKCCLVLKHARIIKEDKLFLKTIGFEIHNCGDLSSRRYEKLKGIFQAIVLRNCKDMANSFLDFLQRNDNGNFTMYQREECIDLLVTWYRACLEYNTYFDKRLKVMSTLDLAGIDNVLSLKSIPIIYCSTVPIHADAKCVLEFYPGYKQRSFHLLVFGSVQNLMLNDDRGFMKEGMISMYIVSDILNSMEKQQVLVRNMLDENMHLLKEDKIHTMEGKVDIESQRSDCKMVVTAEVVELSSWKIISPSSKMCDLKGLIPKCTRCGGFKIGASFFEEHHAVLHWKLETDFTENPSLLSELLCHFDVKVQMMTTPILARQRMVVNVTSQSPFMHCDRTLYQRKE from the exons ATGTTGAGTTATTTTCACCTTGCCGTTGTAAGTTTCGTGAAATGTTGTTTGGTTTTAAAGCATGCACGCATTATCAAGGAAGACAAACTTTTTCTTAAGACAATTGGATTTGAAATTCACAACTGTGGCGACTTGAGCAGTCGTAGATATGAAAAACTGAAGGGTATATTTCAGGCGATTGTGCTACGAAATTGCAAAGACATGGCAAACTCATTTTTGGATTTCCTTCAGCGAAACGACAATGGCAACTTTACAATGTATCAAAGGGAAGAATGTATAGACCTTTTGGTTACATGGTATAGAGCATGCCTTGAATACAACACGTATTTTGACAAACGCCTCAAGG TTATGTCCACTTTAGACCTGGCGGGAATCGACAATGTGTTGAGTTTAAAATCAATTCCAATCATATACTGTTCAACGGTGCCAATCCACGCAGATGCCAAATGTGTCCTTGAGTTTTACCCTGGGTACAAACAAAGGTCATTCCATCTGTTGGTATTTGGTTCGGTTCAAAATTTGATGCTCAACGATGATCGTGGCTTCATGAAAGAAGGGATGATTTCCATGTACATCGTGAGTGATATACTGAACTCGATGGAAAAGCAGCAG GTGTTGGTGAGAAACATGCTAGATGAAAACATGCACTTATTAAAAGAGGACAAAATTCACACAATGGAAGGAAAAGTTGATATAGAATCTCAGAGATCGGATTGCAAGATGGTAGTCACTGCTGAAGTTGTAGAATTATCATCATGGAAAATCATATCGCCCAGTTCAAAA atGTGCGACCTAAAAGGGCTTATTCCAAAATGCACGCGCTGTGGCGGCTTCAAGATAGGCGCTAGCTTTTTCGAAGAACACCATGCGGTCTTACACTGGAAACTGGAAACAGACTTTACAGAAAATCCTTCTTTATTGTCAGAACTCCTCTGCCACTTTGATGTAAAGGTTCAAATGATGACCACGCCCATTTTGGCTAGACAAAGGATGGTCGTGAACGTTACTTCACAAAG TCCATTCATGCATTGTGATAGGACATTGTACCAGCGGAAGGAATGA
- the LOC128203061 gene encoding uncharacterized protein LOC128203061 isoform X1, translating to MFLSNFHMSIVGFLKCCFTLTHANLSEEHKWKLKRVGFEIRNNGDMSYGELKDICLQIVRHNCEEDMATSFSEFLQRIENGNITMFQRAECTDLLVKWYNACLEYNTYFDEGLRVMSTLDLARINNVFSLKSTPIIYCSTVPIHADVKCVLEFYHGYKQRSFHLLVFGSVQNVMSNDGRGFMQEGLVSMYIVSDILTSMEKQQELVRKMSEGNMRLLKEDKINIAQGKVDIKSQRSHYKLVVNANVLKSRLWKMKSSKSQTSDIKRLIPKCTHCGGFKTGTSFSDHHHAILHWKLETEFTKHPSLLSELLCHFDVKVQMMTTPILARQRMVVNVTSQRYAVSKQSKLCIIRYTQSQSSISCCRILAEN from the exons ATGTTTTTAAGTAATTTTCACATGTCCATTGTGGGGTTTTTGAAATGCTGTTTTACTTTAACGCATGCAAACCTTTCCGAGGAACACAAATGGAAACTTAAAAGAGTTGGATTTGAAATACGCAACAACGGGGACATGAGTTATGGAGAATTGAAGGATATATGTCTGCAAATTGTACGACATAATTGCGAAGAAGACATGGCGACCTCCTTTTCTGAATTTCTACAGCGAATTGAAAACGGCAACATTACGATGTTTCAAAGGGCTGAATGTACAGACCTTTTGGTTAAATGGTATAATGCATGCCTTGAATACAACACGTATTTTGACGAAGGTTTAAGGG TTATGTCCACTTTAGACCTGGCGAGAATTAACAATGTGTTCAGTTTAAAATCAACTCCAATCATATACTGTTCAACGGTGCCAATCCACGCAGATGTCAAATGTGTCCTTGAGTTTTATCATGGGTACAAACAAAGGTCTTTCCATCTGTTGGTATTTGGTTCGGTTCAAAATGTGATGTCAAACGATGGTCGTGGCTTTATGCAGGAAGGGTTGGTTTCCATGTACATTGTGAGTGATATACTGACTTCGATGGAAAAGCAGCAG GAGTTGGTGAGAAAGATGTCAGAAGGAAACATGCGCCTATTGAAAGAAGACAAAATAAACATAGCACAGGGCAAAGTCGATATAAAATCTCAGAGATCGCATTACAAATTAGTAGTCAATGCTAATGTTCTAAAATCACGACTATGGAAAATGAAATCATCCAAATCACAG ACATCCGACATTAAAAGGCTTATTCCAAAATGCACGCACTGTGGCGGCTTCAAGACAGGCACTAGCTTTTCCGACCATCACCATGCGATATTGCACTGGAAACTGGAAACAGAGTTCACAAAACACCCATCTTTATTGTCAGAACTCCTCTGCCACTTTGATGTAAAGGTTCAAATGATGACCACGCCCATTTTGGCTAGACAAAGGATGGTCGTGAACGTTACTTCACAAAG GTACGCAGTAAGCAAACAATCAAAGTTATGCATTATTCGGTACACACAGTCTCAAAGCAGTATTAGTTGTTGCAGAATACTAGCAGAGAATTGA
- the LOC128203061 gene encoding uncharacterized protein LOC128203061 isoform X2 produces the protein MFLSNFHMSIVGFLKCCFTLTHANLSEEHKWKLKRVGFEIRNNGDMSYGELKDICLQIVRHNCEEDMATSFSEFLQRIENGNITMFQRAECTDLLVKWYNACLEYNTYFDEGLRVMSTLDLARINNVFSLKSTPIIYCSTVPIHADVKCVLEFYHGYKQRSFHLLVFGSVQNVMSNDGRGFMQEGLVSMYIVSDILTSMEKQQELVRKMSEGNMRLLKEDKINIAQGKVDIKSQRSHYKLVVNANVLKSRLWKMKSSKSQTSDIKRLIPKCTHCGGFKTGTSFSDHHHAILHWKLETEFTKHPSLLSELLCHFDVKVQMMTTPILARQRMVVNVTSQSPLMQCDRTLYLRKD, from the exons ATGTTTTTAAGTAATTTTCACATGTCCATTGTGGGGTTTTTGAAATGCTGTTTTACTTTAACGCATGCAAACCTTTCCGAGGAACACAAATGGAAACTTAAAAGAGTTGGATTTGAAATACGCAACAACGGGGACATGAGTTATGGAGAATTGAAGGATATATGTCTGCAAATTGTACGACATAATTGCGAAGAAGACATGGCGACCTCCTTTTCTGAATTTCTACAGCGAATTGAAAACGGCAACATTACGATGTTTCAAAGGGCTGAATGTACAGACCTTTTGGTTAAATGGTATAATGCATGCCTTGAATACAACACGTATTTTGACGAAGGTTTAAGGG TTATGTCCACTTTAGACCTGGCGAGAATTAACAATGTGTTCAGTTTAAAATCAACTCCAATCATATACTGTTCAACGGTGCCAATCCACGCAGATGTCAAATGTGTCCTTGAGTTTTATCATGGGTACAAACAAAGGTCTTTCCATCTGTTGGTATTTGGTTCGGTTCAAAATGTGATGTCAAACGATGGTCGTGGCTTTATGCAGGAAGGGTTGGTTTCCATGTACATTGTGAGTGATATACTGACTTCGATGGAAAAGCAGCAG GAGTTGGTGAGAAAGATGTCAGAAGGAAACATGCGCCTATTGAAAGAAGACAAAATAAACATAGCACAGGGCAAAGTCGATATAAAATCTCAGAGATCGCATTACAAATTAGTAGTCAATGCTAATGTTCTAAAATCACGACTATGGAAAATGAAATCATCCAAATCACAG ACATCCGACATTAAAAGGCTTATTCCAAAATGCACGCACTGTGGCGGCTTCAAGACAGGCACTAGCTTTTCCGACCATCACCATGCGATATTGCACTGGAAACTGGAAACAGAGTTCACAAAACACCCATCTTTATTGTCAGAACTCCTCTGCCACTTTGATGTAAAGGTTCAAATGATGACCACGCCCATTTTGGCTAGACAAAGGATGGTCGTGAACGTTACTTCACAAAG TCCACTCATGCAGTGTGATAGGACATTGTATCTGCGAAAGGACTGA